GCAAAGAATCAGGGGGCAATTATTGAGCCGCTGTTTCTGGCATCGGCACAGGCATACCGGGATTCAGATGAACTGGAGGCGGCGCTCAGCTACCAGATTCCCACCTGGTGCTACACCCGGATTCACAACCCGACTCTGGGCTATCTTGAGGATACGCTGGCGCTGCTTGAGACCTACGGTTCGGACATCAGAGCCGGCTGCTGTGTCTACTCCTCAGGGATGGCGGCGATTGAGAATGTCACCGATACTCTGCTGGTCCGGCTCGGAAACGAGCCGCCGAACTTTGTCTCCCAGTGCCAGATTTACGGCGGGACCTTTCAGCAGTTCAATGTCCGGAAGTTTCAGGAGCGGGGGATTGAGGTCCGCTGGGTGCTCAAGCCCGAGGATGTGAATGAGTGGCGGAAAAGGATTGACAAGAATACCCGGTTTCTCTATGCCGAAACCCCTTCCAATCCGGGTCTGCAGTTCTTTGACTTGAAGCCGGTGATTGAGTTGGCACATGAATACGGTATTCCGATGGTGGTTGATTCCACCATCGCTTCGCCGGCTTTACTGCGACCGCTGACCCTTGGCGCGGATATTGTGATTCACTCCGCCACCAAGGTGATGAGCTCATCCGGTATGGGGATGGCGGGTGCGGTGGTCGCCCGCCAGCCGATTGTTACCAGTATTCCGAATGAAGAGCTGAAAGCCGATTTCGCCCTCTATCTCAAGCGCTATCCCCAGCGCGACCAGGGCGGATGTCTGCATCCGTTTCAGGCGCTGATGACCTTAAATGACCTGCGGGATCTGCGGCACCGGGTAGACCTTTTGAGCCGGAATGCGCTGACGGTGGCGCAGTTTCTGGAGGGGCACCCGAAGGTGCTTGAGGTCAGCTATCTGGGGCTTGAGAGCCACCCGCTGCATCCGGTGGCAAAGAAATACCTGAAACTGGCAGACAGTGATGAAAAGCGCTATACCCATCTGCTCGCATTCCGGGTCAAGGGGGGACCGGAGAAGACCCGGCAGGTGTTTGACCGTTTCCGGCTTATTTATCGGGCAACTGATCTGGGCAGAATTAAAACCGTCGCCACCATTCCCGCCATCTCCACCCACCTGCTCCAGGGAGAGGAGTGCCGGGAGATGGCATGCATTCCACCGGATCTGATCCGGCTTTCGGTCGGGGCTGAGGACCCGGCGGATGTGATTGCCGATCTGGAGCAGGCGTTGAGCGGAGTATGAGATGAGATTCTACTCCACAAACCTGCAGGCGCCTCCGGTTGATCTGCGTCAGGCGCTGCTGACCGGTCAGGCACCGGACAAGGGACTTTACATGCCGGAGAATATCCCGCTGATTCCGGCTGATGAGGTTTATTCGTGGCGGGATCAGCCCTATCCGGAGGTGGCGTTTGCGGTGATGCGGCGCTGGACCGGCGGGCTGCTCACCGACGATGAGCTGCTGAAAATCTGCCATGAGTGCTATGACTATCCGGTGCCACTGGAGCGGGTTACCGGCCGGCGTTATCTGCTCCGGCTGGACCAGGGACCGACCGCCTCATTCAAGGACTTTGCTGCCCGGATGATGGCACGACTGCTGCGGCACATCATGCAGACTGAAGGCGGTGAACTGGTAATCCTGACCGCCACCTC
This is a stretch of genomic DNA from candidate division WOR-3 bacterium. It encodes these proteins:
- a CDS encoding PLP-dependent transferase gives rise to the protein MNSSGADRLDRYIKEAQALLAEREARWQRAKRMKFDTLAVHGLYTMEEAIAKNQGAIIEPLFLASAQAYRDSDELEAALSYQIPTWCYTRIHNPTLGYLEDTLALLETYGSDIRAGCCVYSSGMAAIENVTDTLLVRLGNEPPNFVSQCQIYGGTFQQFNVRKFQERGIEVRWVLKPEDVNEWRKRIDKNTRFLYAETPSNPGLQFFDLKPVIELAHEYGIPMVVDSTIASPALLRPLTLGADIVIHSATKVMSSSGMGMAGAVVARQPIVTSIPNEELKADFALYLKRYPQRDQGGCLHPFQALMTLNDLRDLRHRVDLLSRNALTVAQFLEGHPKVLEVSYLGLESHPLHPVAKKYLKLADSDEKRYTHLLAFRVKGGPEKTRQVFDRFRLIYRATDLGRIKTVATIPAISTHLLQGEECREMACIPPDLIRLSVGAEDPADVIADLEQALSGV